TTCCTTCCTCCAACCCATCCTCCACAGAACTCCCACATTCCTTCCATCTTCCCCTCTGCAcatcttaggatttttttttcaatatcaaATTTTCATTAGTGCTGTATTTATATCCTTATTTTCATGATTCAGATTGCATAAGCAGAAACTGCCTATGAGAGTCTCATTTGCAGAACACACAGTGAAAACTCAAAACACATGCTTTCAAAGTGTCTAATATTGTCAATGAAAAACAGAGTCAAATGCTGAGGATTTAAAAGCTGGCCAGAATAATTGGTCATATGTTTATACACAAGATTTAAATTGTAATATGTATTCAGAGATATTTCTACTTTCTGGAATAATActttatatagagagaaattttattatatatagacagtgtaatattttatgtatgtctTTCATAAGTTTAAGAGTTCCTCACAGTTCAGGAATTGCACATTCAAATTCCTCAGTGGTTAGAAAGATAAAGTGAATGAGTAGATAGTAGTAGCCCAGGGGATTGTGGTGAATTAAAGAATGCATAACTCAGTTCTTAGAAATAATCAAAGTCAAAAAACATTAAAGCACTGCAAGGCAAACAATACAAATCATTCCTGTGGGCCGTCAGCTTTCACACTCTAGCAGGATAAAGTCAAAACTCCGCAGCACGGCATTACAACCCTCCATAGTCTGGAGTCTACTTGACTcagctgcccactgcccactcTGCACCCTGTGTGCCAGTCACAGTGAATGACTCACACTTTCCCTAAGGCACCACCTCATTGTTCGGAGGCTCCAATGACTTTACACAGTTTCTTCCACCCAAAATGTTTTCCTCTCCCCTTAGCAGACCCCTGTTCTATAACCTCCTGCCACATCTCAGAGCTGGACTCTGAATCCAACAGCCTGCCACTCCTGGACACCTGAGACTCAACCTGCCCCACGCTGACCTCTTTACCTACCAATGCTATCCCTTCGActctttctttttgaagaaagtaaaagacTAGTAGTGGGAGTGCAGTTAGAAGACTGTTGCAATAAACTGGGGAAGAAATTATGATGAATGACTAAGTGACCTGATtaattggttgaatgaatgaaggaatcaTGGCCAAGCTCCCCACTACCTCCATCACTCAGCATCTGGCTTAGCTCTTATACAACCTTTCTTATTCCCACATTGTCTTCCCTCCATCCCCATATTCCCTGATGCTCTGAGCCCTCAGAGTTGGTTGGGAGAAATAGAAGGCTATTTTCAGGTTTATAAGAAGAGGACCATCACTCTTTACCCTTCTAAGTTTAGACTGTTGTCCTTGTTTCTTCCAAAGTTCTCTTCCTTTGGGACAATCCACTCTGGTACCCACCCATCAGTGCCTCTTCTTCCCCAACTTTGTCTGTACACCAGATGCCTAGATACTTTCTAGGCGTGTCTTTTCCTTCCAACCCAACTCCACCCATCTCCCAGGAAAACATTTCTAATAATTTACCTCCACCCCATCTGAGGCATCGGGCGAGGTCATTTCCAGTGCCCAGGGGCAACACGGCAACAGGAGGCACAACAGGCAAGTTGGCTTTGTCTGGGGAGGCAATGGGGAGATGGATGGGAGGGAGTTAGCTCTGGAAGGCCACTGCCCAAGTGCTCTTCCCGGGGTTCTCTCTGCACTGACCAATGGTCTCTAGGATCCAGCCTACTGTGCCATCTCCACCACACACCAAAATCCGATAATCAGGAATTTCTCTGAAGAATCTAAGGCTGAGACAAAAGGCAAGAGGGAAAATGAGGAAGGATAACAGGAACTAGGCTGCTCAACTCCTGAGCAGGCAGAGTACTCCTTTCCTGCACTTTCTTTATAACCTCTGTCAAAACACATATTTCTATTAAGGGCAGAGAAACAGTACAACAGGGAAAGTTATAGGTGCTCCTCAGTGGTTAGGGAGAAATTGGTATCTCCATCTTTTGAGAGCAGAATAATAATGAGCCAGAGCACTCAGAAGTGAGAATACTCAGTGACCTTAGAAAAACTAACATTCTGAATTCTGGCTTTTTGGGGtcccctggccctcccctcccaACATGCACTCTTCCCTGCTCTCTCTGAACACCTAAagacaggcagacacacacaaacactctgATACAGCTCCTGACCTTCACTCACCCGGGCTCAGGCCCATCCTTTAGGAGGTTGAACACCTGTCGAGGGTTTAGCAGATACTGGAATTTCCAAAGCACCCTGTGTGAGGGAAAAAGGAAAGCTCATGGCAGGGGATGGAATTTCTGTACCCCACCCTGTTGATTTCCTCCTCAAGGCATATCCCTTCTATATACACAGATTCCCAGTCTCTGTTGGTCCTCTCCTCCGATATTAGGAGACTCAGTATTATGTCTTCTcacctctctccctgcttcccgcCACTCTTAGGGTTGACGAAGACCAGAAGTGGGTGGGTGTTAGCAACAGGGTCAATCTGCATGGGGGAAGAAAACAAGGATAAGGAACGCCAGATTTTATTAGAGTTCAGATGGATCCTGGAGATGGGAACAGATGGTTGTCATTTCCTCAAGATATTCTTCCCCTCCTCTACCAGGATGGGGCATCTGTAGAGAGGCACAGTTCCCCAGGTTTTCCACTTCATCCCCCCCAAGAGGGCTCCAGTGAAGGAAAACGGCTCCCGCCAGGAAACCCAAGCCTCTCAGCCTTGTACCCGCAGAGCCTCAGACGTGCTCAAATTTACATCATCCACGATCTTCTGGCTTGTTTTGCTAGTTTTATGCTCTTGTCCAGAAGCCTAGGAagggaagcaaagggaaggaaaataggATTGTGTGGGAATCCCTAAACAGATGAGGGTCTGACTTGAATCCTAAAAGGATAATAAGCTCTCTGCTCTCAgtggcattgtgtgtgtgtgtattttcaaaGCGGGGAAGCACTCTTGTCCCCTCCCAGTCACTGCCCACAGGTCTCACCAGGACGCTGGGGTAGATGGAAGATGGGGGCAGAATGTGGTCCCGGAGCAGCCCACAGTCACACTCATGGCCCATGGTCTGCAGGCAGTCATCGTGAATCTGAAAGACGAGGTTGGCATGGAGAGTTCCTGGAGGAAATCCTGTCAGCTCTCAACTTGGGGTTCTGGTACTGGAAAGAGAGCTTTGGGAGCAGGGGCAACTGTGGCTGTAAGAGATACACTAGCCCGAAGGCGAGAAGACTAGAGAAGCCTAGcagaggggaggacagagggcagCTTAAGCAGGGGTTCCAAAGCACAGCCTGCAGATAGCTCCTGAACTGACCTCTAGGTGGCACCACACACAATGTAGCCCGACTAGACCATGGTAGGTTCGGATTTTTTTCTGACAGCGGTCACATCTTCCTGACAAACATCCTCCTCGCACCCACACATGTGATTGGACCTTGAGGAGAAAGGTAATCTCTGTCTGAGAGGGCTTGAGCAAGGACTGAGGATAGCCAAGGGCCAAGGGCCAAGGGCCAGGCTCCGGGTGGTGATGGGGTAGGCACGGGGTCACTCACACCAATGTCCTTCCGAGACTTGGCGTAGGTGCTGACTTCACAAGGCAGGGCCTTCATGGTGCACTGGTCGTGAACGGTGTACTTACAGACTGGGCGAGGGGGAAGAAGGTAAGAGCCTtagctgcagcccctccctctaTTTCCTCCCTACCTGGGGGTACGGTGGGACCACTCACTGAAACAAGACATATAATCCCTTGCTGTGAGGGTCTGGGAGAGAATtaaagttgggggtgggggctcttcCGCTGAAAAGAGCAATTGCTACTGCATGCCTACCCCTACTCCATCCGTGTGCCAGTAACTGGGAGGGATGATGCCAAGGGGGCCCAGGTGTAACAACGACGATAACAACTCATTTTTATTGCAGTGTTAATAGCAGGTGCATGCACTGGGTGAAGCACTTTTCTTGCATAAACTTATTTAATGCTCACAATTACCTCATTTTCAGTTGAGGAAACGAAGGTTTAACTAGGTCACATAATTGGtcagtggcagagtcaggattcaaacctaggTCTCACTGAGTTCAGAGTGCCATGCTTCCGCAGATAGCTGGGCTGTCCCTCTGCCCCCGCACTCCCAGGCCCCATTACTCACGGTTACAGCACAGCCCCTGTTTGCCAAGACCAATGCTTGACTCGCACAGGTTGCAGTAGACTGGTCGGGGGAACCTCTTGGGTCTCCACATGTGCTGCCCATTGTCCTTCAGGGTCTAGGAGGGCACAGCAGATGCTGGGGAGTGTCTAAGCCGTTAGAGGGCTAACCTCTGGCAAGCATGACCTATGGCAGCTGCCTTAACCATCCTCACAAGTCACTCCTACTCACCATCTCCAGACCCAGCAGCACTAGGAGTGGCACGGTAGTGGCCCCAGCCCGGAGCCACTCGGCTAGCGAAACAGAGCCACTGCCATCATAGTCAATCTCTTTCATCATTTCCTGAAGAATCTGAGCAGAGAATGGGGGGACTTTTGGCATGAGTGGCCCCTCAAATCTAACACCTCTCCACAGCCCCCAGGATACCAAGCCCAGCCATCCTAGCCAAGGGAACCAGGCTGCCTGTCATAAATGGGGTAAAGTAGGTGCAGGACTTACCAGGGAAACAGTACAAGAAGGGACATGAAGGAAGAGCTGCCTTACCGGCCTCAGCTCAGACACATCCCAATCCAGGTATTCAGCCACTCGCATCATCTGTATGATAATTTTGTCCACTTCCTGGGGGCCAAGAGAGTAAGAGCCACAGCCATATCCCACCTCACTACCACCATTCAAATCGTTCTCTAGATACCAGGGTTCTGGGTTCCACCCCCAGACCTGCCACTCATTCCCAGGTGCTTGTGCTGAGTAAAGGAGTATCTATGTGTGAATACTATTTGCAAGGCAGCCCCCAATTCATGTCTCCAGCCTCCTCTTTTAGGGGTCAAGAGCTTGGAACCTACTCCCAAATTTAGTCCTAGAGGACTCAACTTCTCCCTCTAGTTTCCTCTGTTTCTTAAGATCCTGGAAGAGTTGGGACAGGAGAGCACAGACAAATGGACACATACTCCCTTGCCCAGCATACAGGTCCCCCAACTCACTGAGCTGTCCAGGATCCCATTTCTGTCCGTGTCGTACAGCTTGAAGGTGACTGTGGGGTGTTTTAGGGGGGCCAGGATCAGTTTGTGAGGGATACCCAAAGAATCCATAACAGAATACAGGGGAAACAAAAAGATAGGGAGAAACCTTTCGGAAGGAGAGCCCAGAGCTTGGGGCTGGGGctgaaaaaggagataaaaagggAGGGGAAACAGGCCTGGATTCT
The sequence above is a segment of the Phyllostomus discolor isolate MPI-MPIP mPhyDis1 chromosome 2, mPhyDis1.pri.v3, whole genome shotgun sequence genome. Coding sequences within it:
- the DGKA gene encoding diacylglycerol kinase alpha isoform X2, which translates into the protein MILPSCKNIWNAIGYEGFRQFLKIYLEVDDVPSHLSRALFQSFQTSYSLEETAKKDVVCLSDVSCYFSLLEGGRPEDKLEFTFKLYDTDRNGILDSSEVDKIIIQMMRVAEYLDWDVSELRPILQEMMKEIDYDGSGSVSLAEWLRAGATTVPLLVLLGLEMTLKDNGQHMWRPKRFPRPVYCNLCESSIGLGKQGLCCNLCKYTVHDQCTMKALPCEVSTYAKSRKDIGVQSHVWVRGGCLSGRCDRCQKKIRTYHGLVGLHCVWCHLEIHDDCLQTMGHECDCGLLRDHILPPSSIYPSVLASGQEHKTSKTSQKIVDDVNLSTSEALRIDPVANTHPLLVFVNPKSGGKQGERVLWKFQYLLNPRQVFNLLKDGPEPGLRFFREIPDYRILVCGGDGTVGWILETIDKANLPVVPPVAVLPLGTGNDLARCLRWGGGYEGQNLGKILKDIETSKVVHMDRWSVEVIPQQTEEKSDPVPFQIINNYFSIGVDASIAHRFHMMREKCPEKFNSRMKNKLWYFEFATSESIFSTCKKLEESLTVEICGKPLDLSTLSLEGIAVLNIPSTHGGSNLWGDTKRPHGDTHGINQALGSAAKVITDPDILKTSVPDLSDKRLEVVGLEGAIEMGQIYTKLKNAGHRLAKCSEITFHTTKTLPMQIDGEPWMQTPCTIKITHRNQMPMLMGPPPRSSNFFGFLC